Proteins from one Streptomyces sp. NBC_00390 genomic window:
- a CDS encoding HAD family hydrolase, with amino-acid sequence MAALGWLTPRRSSATARSVLAGEAAAEAARKSSQAYEVLDAAKDGMAPAAEPDFPVAGDDRAAAFFDLDNTVMQGAAIFHFGRGLYKRKFFQRRELARFAWQQTWFRLAGVEDPEHMQDVRESALSIVKGHRVSELMSIGEEIYDEYMADRIWPGTRALAQAHLDAGQKVWLVTAAPVETATIIARRLGLTGALGTVAESVDGVYTGKLVGEPLHGPAKAEAVRALATAEGLDLGRCAAYSDSHNDIPMLSLVGHPYAINPDTKLRKHARALDWRLRDYRTGRKAAKVGIPAAAGVGALAGGTAAAVALHRRRR; translated from the coding sequence ATGGCCGCACTGGGATGGCTCACCCCCCGTAGGAGCTCCGCCACCGCACGCAGCGTGCTCGCAGGCGAAGCCGCAGCCGAGGCAGCCCGCAAGTCCTCGCAGGCGTACGAGGTTCTCGACGCAGCGAAGGACGGCATGGCGCCCGCCGCGGAACCGGACTTCCCCGTCGCCGGGGACGACCGCGCCGCCGCCTTCTTCGACCTCGACAACACGGTCATGCAGGGCGCCGCGATCTTCCACTTCGGCCGCGGCCTGTACAAGCGGAAGTTCTTCCAGCGCCGCGAACTGGCCCGCTTCGCCTGGCAGCAGACGTGGTTCCGGCTCGCCGGCGTCGAGGACCCGGAGCACATGCAGGACGTGCGCGAGTCCGCGCTGTCCATCGTCAAGGGCCACCGCGTCTCCGAGCTGATGAGCATCGGCGAGGAGATCTACGACGAGTACATGGCCGACCGCATCTGGCCCGGCACCCGCGCCCTCGCCCAGGCCCATCTCGACGCGGGCCAGAAGGTCTGGCTGGTGACCGCGGCACCGGTCGAGACCGCCACGATCATCGCCCGCCGCCTCGGGCTGACCGGCGCGCTCGGCACGGTCGCCGAGTCCGTCGACGGCGTCTACACCGGCAAGCTGGTGGGCGAGCCGCTGCATGGACCCGCCAAGGCCGAGGCCGTACGCGCCCTGGCCACCGCCGAGGGCCTGGACCTCGGCCGGTGCGCCGCCTACAGCGACTCCCACAACGACATCCCGATGCTCTCGCTGGTCGGGCACCCGTACGCGATCAACCCGGACACCAAGCTGCGCAAGCACGCGCGGGCCCTGGACTGGCGGCTGCGCGACTACCGGACCGGCCGCAAGGCGGCCAAGGTCGGCATCCCGGCCGCGGCAGGTGTGGGAGCGCTGGCCGGTGGCACCGCGGCCGCGGTCGCCCTGCACCGCCGCCGCCGCTGA